In Synergistaceae bacterium, the sequence AAGGCATGATTGAAAGGTTTAGAGATGGAAATCTCCTCTGAAATCGTTCGCAGTTTACGAATATTGGGCCTCTCGTCCGATGCGACGGCCGTGGACGTGCGACGGGCGTTTCGTCGTCTGGCGAAGACCTGCCACCCGGACGTGGTGGGCAGACGGGGCGCCCGGCGGTTCGAGCAGATCGCGGGAGCTTACGCTTTTTTGCGCAGTCTGCCGCCGGAGCAGTTCCCGAAGGATGTTCCGGAGCCGGTGGAAAAGACCCCTTCACCGAACGATAAATCCGAAAAAAAGGTTTCCGGGTGGTACAGTCCCTTGTTTTGGCGTCGCATATTTCGGGAGCGGTCCGTGGCGAAAGAAGGACAAACTCCGCGAATCGCCCGGGATATGGAGGAAAAAAACAGGCAGGCGCGGGAATTTCGCATAGAACAGGTTCTTTCCCGGGGAGAGCGGACTTTGGGGGAGGTTCTGTCCCGTATGAGGGAACAAAATCGGGAGGTCGACACCCGGGATCTGGTTTTGCGTCTCCTGAGCGATGTGCCGGATGTGAGGCGCCTGGCTCTCTCCCGGCTGGGGGACCTGTCCAAT encodes:
- a CDS encoding DnaJ domain-containing protein; the protein is MEISSEIVRSLRILGLSSDATAVDVRRAFRRLAKTCHPDVVGRRGARRFEQIAGAYAFLRSLPPEQFPKDVPEPVEKTPSPNDKSEKKVSGWYSPLFWRRIFRERSVAKEGQTPRIARDMEEKNRQAREFRIEQVLSRGERTLGEVLSRMREQNREVDTRDLVLRLLSDVPDVRRLALSRLGDLSNRKEVLDALVALLSRWEIDEKTAFQVMSLPLEPKNCRKLTEALTERASALPDSLLIFLLHLRGPGSVSRELLERYVRNASAGGVVLILRYWPSAPFPFISPETLRVLLAREDEAVLVPLLATLKQRAVPCLPWGEERLKSLLSHPGVAVRVWAKSLLPQKTG